A section of the Paracoccaceae bacterium genome encodes:
- a CDS encoding PAS domain-containing protein produces MLGSARAPTDWYTVSAQALADGVIYTAVSAAREISADAALGAFRQTLTQTFASLDSGLAIFDQDRALTLFNPALAEILSLPVEFVITKPSLFTFLDRLREDRRMPEPRNYKEWRENLTELEGGASGNGYAATWTLADGQVLDVKGRPHGNGAFALIFKDITHEIALTRQFRAELDLSQAVLDSLDEALVIFDNAGVLTLSNAAYAAMWGVDPRSSLGDMTLSDAMQRWNARTAATPAWKQLRTFAHAREDRAPWTDTLRMVDGRALSMRAAPLAGGATLVGFRIGTVRAPKVAGVTRLDRRAAGASG; encoded by the coding sequence TTGCTGGGATCCGCAAGGGCCCCGACAGATTGGTACACAGTCTCTGCCCAGGCCCTTGCTGACGGTGTCATTTACACCGCCGTCAGTGCCGCGCGTGAGATTTCGGCGGATGCGGCACTCGGCGCGTTCCGGCAAACGCTGACCCAGACCTTTGCCAGCCTCGACAGCGGATTGGCGATCTTCGACCAGGACCGGGCGCTGACATTGTTCAACCCTGCCCTGGCCGAGATTCTGTCCCTACCTGTCGAATTCGTGATCACAAAGCCGTCGCTGTTCACCTTCCTCGACCGGTTGCGCGAAGATCGACGCATGCCCGAACCGCGCAACTATAAAGAGTGGCGCGAGAACCTGACCGAGCTTGAGGGCGGGGCCAGTGGGAACGGGTATGCGGCCACCTGGACATTGGCGGACGGGCAGGTTCTGGATGTGAAGGGTCGGCCTCATGGGAATGGCGCCTTCGCCCTGATTTTCAAGGACATCACGCACGAGATTGCCCTGACACGCCAGTTCCGCGCCGAACTGGACCTCAGCCAGGCGGTTCTTGATTCGCTTGATGAGGCTTTGGTGATTTTCGACAACGCCGGGGTGCTGACGCTGTCAAATGCGGCCTATGCAGCCATGTGGGGGGTCGATCCGCGATCCTCGCTGGGCGATATGACCCTTTCCGACGCGATGCAGCGCTGGAATGCCAGGACCGCAGCGACGCCGGCCTGGAAACAGCTCAGGACATTTGCGCATGCAAGGGAAGATCGCGCGCCCTGGACCGACACGCTGCGCATGGTGGACGGGCGGGCCTTGTCGATGCGCGCGGCACCACTGGCGGGCGGTGCGACGCTGGTTGGGTTCAGGATCGGTACCGTGCGTGCACCCAAAGTTGCCGGTGTGACCCGGCTTGACAGGCGCGCGGCGGGTGCATCGGGTTAG
- a CDS encoding NTP transferase domain-containing protein, whose amino-acid sequence MIFAAGFGTRMGALTRNRPKPLIPVAGQPLLDRALDLARNKVDRIAVNAHHCANQIAAHLHGSDVSVCIETPEILDTGGGLKAALPTLGSGAVYTLNPDVVWTGPNPLQELCVTWQAHRMQALLLLIPADLAIGRQGGGDFSMDAHGRLTRGGDLVYSGAQITNTDVLAQMPGKAFSLNRLWDRQIADGGLFGTLHRGGWCDVGYPEAIPLAEDMLAQDQFAHD is encoded by the coding sequence ATGATATTTGCCGCAGGCTTCGGGACGCGCATGGGCGCCTTGACCCGGAACCGCCCCAAACCGTTGATTCCGGTTGCCGGGCAGCCACTGCTGGATCGCGCCCTGGACCTTGCCCGGAACAAGGTGGATCGCATCGCAGTGAACGCCCACCACTGTGCCAATCAGATTGCCGCGCATCTGCACGGCAGTGACGTATCGGTGTGCATTGAAACGCCGGAAATCCTCGACACCGGTGGCGGGTTGAAGGCGGCGCTGCCGACGCTTGGGTCTGGTGCGGTTTATACGCTCAATCCCGATGTGGTCTGGACCGGTCCGAACCCGCTGCAAGAACTATGCGTCACCTGGCAGGCGCACAGGATGCAGGCCCTGTTGCTGTTGATCCCCGCCGATCTGGCAATCGGTCGCCAGGGCGGCGGAGATTTTTCGATGGATGCCCACGGCCGACTGACCCGTGGAGGCGATCTTGTCTATTCAGGCGCTCAGATCACCAACACCGACGTGCTGGCGCAGATGCCGGGCAAGGCCTTTTCGCTGAACCGGCTGTGGGATCGCCAGATTGCGGATGGCGGGTTATTCGGCACGCTGCACCGGGGCGGCTGGTGCGATGTCGGCTATCCGGAGGCGATTCCGCTGGCCGAAGACATGCTTGCACAGGACCAGTTCGCGCATGACTGA
- a CDS encoding DUF2853 family protein translates to MGKRDDLIAQYADDLRSKCNMQPDMDLLTKVTIGCGPAIYNADASTVAGTDASELETVKENFLMKKLGLPDGPNLMAAINSVIDTYGRSERNKYRAVVYYMLTKHFGKESVYR, encoded by the coding sequence ATGGGTAAGAGAGACGATCTGATCGCACAATATGCCGACGATCTGCGCAGCAAATGCAACATGCAGCCGGACATGGATCTGCTGACCAAGGTCACAATCGGCTGCGGTCCGGCGATTTACAACGCCGATGCAAGCACGGTGGCTGGTACCGACGCGTCCGAGCTTGAGACGGTTAAAGAGAATTTTCTGATGAAGAAACTGGGCCTGCCCGATGGTCCGAACCTTATGGCGGCGATCAATTCCGTCATCGACACCTATGGCCGGTCCGAGCGTAACAAGTATCGCGCCGTGGTCTATTACATGCTGACCAAGCATTTCGGCAAAGAAAGCGTTTACCGCTAA
- the tsaE gene encoding tRNA (adenosine(37)-N6)-threonylcarbamoyltransferase complex ATPase subunit type 1 TsaE → MHVAQSPPDAEPACWTRLLPSARATADLAERLAPLVGAGDALLLSGSIGAGKTHFARALIQARLRAVGLSEDVPSPTFTLVQTYHAGELEIWHADLYRLGGLADVDELGLSDAFETALTLVEWPDRLDGNLPDHRLELEFTTLPEDGQRSLNVVAHGAGWHPRIKALSGVFRD, encoded by the coding sequence ATGCATGTCGCCCAATCACCTCCGGACGCCGAACCTGCCTGCTGGACCCGGCTGCTGCCCTCGGCCAGGGCGACTGCGGATCTGGCGGAACGTCTGGCGCCGCTGGTGGGTGCCGGTGATGCGCTGCTTCTGTCGGGGTCGATCGGGGCCGGAAAGACCCATTTCGCCCGCGCCCTGATTCAAGCACGGCTGCGCGCCGTCGGCCTGAGCGAAGATGTCCCCTCGCCCACTTTCACGCTGGTCCAGACCTATCATGCTGGCGAACTGGAGATCTGGCACGCGGACCTCTACCGTCTTGGCGGGTTGGCCGATGTCGATGAGCTTGGTCTGAGCGATGCCTTTGAAACCGCCCTGACCCTGGTGGAATGGCCCGACCGGCTGGATGGAAACTTGCCGGATCACCGCCTGGAGCTGGAATTCACAACCCTGCCAGAGGATGGGCAGCGCAGCCTGAACGTCGTGGCCCATGGCGCTGGCTGGCACCCCCGCATCAAAGCGTTGTCCGGGGTGTTCCGTGACTGA
- a CDS encoding adenosylhomocysteinase: protein MPDYIVKDIALAGYGRKELDIAETEMPGLMALREEFGTEKPLKGARIVGSLHMTIQTAVLIETLVALGADVRWASCNIFSTQDHAAAAIAEAGVPVFAIKGQSLEEHWDYLDKSFAFPDGANLILDDGGDATLYVLLGARIEGGEEFGVPGSEEEEVIQAQIKKRMAASPGWFTKTRDAIKGVSEETTTGVHRLYELQRDGRLPFPAINVNDSVTKSKFDNKYGCKESLVDGIRRATDTMMAGKVAVVCGYGDVGKGSAASLRGAGARVKVTEVDPICALQAAMDGFQVVTLEDAIDADIFITTTGNKDVIRIEHMREMKDMAIVGNIGHFDNEIQIANLKNHKWTNIKDQVDMIEMPSGNRIILLSEGRLLNLGNATGHPSFVMSASFTNQVLAQMELWNRGDAYKNEVYVLPKHLDEKVARLHLAKVGAKLTELAPEQAVYIGVTPEGPFKPEHYRY from the coding sequence ATGCCCGATTATATCGTAAAAGACATCGCCCTTGCCGGGTACGGCCGCAAAGAGCTGGACATAGCGGAAACCGAAATGCCGGGTCTGATGGCCCTGCGCGAGGAATTCGGGACCGAGAAACCGCTGAAAGGTGCGCGAATCGTCGGATCGCTCCACATGACGATCCAGACGGCGGTGCTGATCGAAACGCTGGTGGCGCTGGGCGCTGATGTGCGCTGGGCGTCCTGCAACATATTCTCGACCCAGGATCATGCGGCAGCGGCGATTGCCGAAGCGGGCGTGCCGGTCTTCGCGATCAAGGGGCAATCGCTGGAAGAACATTGGGATTACCTGGATAAATCCTTCGCATTCCCCGATGGCGCGAACCTGATCCTGGACGATGGCGGCGACGCGACGCTTTACGTGCTGCTGGGTGCGCGGATTGAAGGCGGGGAGGAGTTCGGCGTTCCGGGGTCCGAGGAAGAAGAGGTCATTCAGGCGCAGATCAAGAAGCGCATGGCGGCAAGCCCCGGCTGGTTCACCAAGACGCGCGACGCGATTAAAGGTGTTTCCGAAGAAACCACCACTGGCGTGCACCGTCTGTATGAGTTGCAGCGTGATGGCCGCCTGCCGTTCCCGGCGATTAACGTCAATGACTCGGTCACCAAATCGAAGTTCGACAACAAGTATGGCTGCAAGGAATCGCTGGTCGACGGTATCCGCCGCGCCACCGACACGATGATGGCCGGTAAGGTCGCCGTGGTCTGTGGCTATGGAGATGTCGGCAAGGGCAGTGCGGCCAGCCTGCGCGGGGCCGGGGCGCGTGTCAAAGTTACCGAAGTCGATCCGATTTGCGCCCTGCAGGCGGCGATGGACGGGTTTCAGGTTGTCACGCTGGAAGACGCCATCGACGCCGATATCTTCATCACCACGACCGGCAATAAGGACGTGATCCGCATCGAGCACATGCGTGAGATGAAGGACATGGCGATTGTCGGCAACATCGGCCATTTCGACAATGAAATTCAGATCGCCAACCTGAAAAACCACAAGTGGACCAACATCAAGGACCAGGTGGATATGATCGAAATGCCCTCAGGCAACCGGATCATCCTGCTGTCCGAGGGGCGTCTGCTGAACCTGGGCAATGCCACCGGCCACCCCAGTTTCGTGATGTCAGCCAGCTTTACCAACCAGGTCCTGGCGCAGATGGAACTGTGGAACCGCGGCGATGCCTATAAGAACGAGGTTTACGTTTTGCCCAAGCATCTGGACGAGAAAGTCGCGCGGCTGCATCTGGCCAAGGTCGGCGCCAAGCTGACCGAACTTGCGCCCGAACAGGCGGTCTATATCGGCGTGACGCCGGAAGGGCCGTTCAAGCCCGAACACTATCGGTACTAA
- the addB gene encoding double-strand break repair protein AddB, translated as MTELFASTPGARIFGLPPGADFPQALIDGLVERACGDPTLLGRTEIFVNTQRMRRRLRDLFDAGPARLVPRLRLVTELGPATPLPDAAAAVSPLRRKLELGRLIRGLIEADPTLAPRRAAFDLADSLIALLDEMQGEGLAPDALAALNIVDASGHWQRSLDFINIVQRYFDNAAAPDTEARQRRAVEQIAKNWEEAPPTHPVIVAGSTGSRGATALFMAAVAKLPQGAVVLPGFDFTMSGDHWGDLLHATGAEDHPQYRFARFLDQVNLPPAQVVAWQADRRDARNRVVSLALRPAPFTHHWLRDGPSLGDLTDAMAGVDLLEAPTPRTEALSIALRLRQAVEDGVVAALISPDRTLTRRVAAALDRWGIEPDDSAGRPLDLSPPGRFLRQIMALTQQKTTVEGLIALLKHPLCASGADRGDHLRMTRDLELSLRNRGPAFPDKASLDRWAIDRPERQAWADRISVALDEVADAEAPLADHLTHLIHCAETLARGADAVGSGDLWGAEAGKAARQALTDLLAESDAAGPISGQDFADILGAVLAAIDVRDPVRSHSGVMIWGTLEARVQGADLVILGGLNEGTWPSTPAPDPWLNRAMRAEAGLLLPERRIGLSAHDFQQAIAAPSVVLSRARRTTDAEAVPARWVARLTSLLDGLAESGGSEALASMRMRGNHWCDMAAALDADLETQRLAHRPSPKPPVEHRPRQLSATQIQTLIRDPYAIYARHILDLKPLNPLRPSPDARFRGSVLHKVFERFIDQGVPTDPATARDALMIAARTVLADEVPWPVARSLWLARIARAAGWFIETELARQSDILDSTTEVTGHLDLADPEFHLVAKADRIDRLRDGTLAIYDYKSSPPSARQISAFDKQLLLECLIVRWGAFKGIAPATVSLASYIGLGATQKTVSVSPEEGELAQGLADLKTLIAAYCDPGKGYLALRAMEDVSYTGDYNHLARFGEWSLGEGSGE; from the coding sequence ATGACTGAGCTTTTTGCCAGCACGCCGGGCGCGCGCATCTTTGGCCTGCCACCGGGCGCAGATTTCCCCCAGGCCCTGATTGACGGGCTGGTTGAACGCGCCTGCGGGGATCCCACGCTGCTGGGTCGCACCGAGATTTTCGTGAATACCCAACGCATGCGGCGTCGGCTGCGCGATCTGTTTGACGCGGGCCCTGCCCGGCTGGTCCCACGGCTGAGGCTGGTCACCGAACTTGGCCCTGCGACCCCGCTGCCCGATGCGGCGGCTGCCGTTTCGCCGCTGCGGCGCAAACTGGAACTTGGCCGTCTGATCCGCGGATTGATCGAGGCGGATCCAACCCTTGCCCCGCGGCGCGCCGCCTTTGATCTTGCCGACAGTCTGATTGCGCTGCTGGACGAAATGCAGGGCGAAGGTCTGGCCCCGGACGCGCTGGCCGCATTGAACATCGTCGACGCATCAGGCCATTGGCAGCGCAGCCTGGATTTCATCAATATCGTGCAGCGCTATTTCGACAATGCCGCCGCCCCGGATACCGAAGCCCGTCAGCGCCGCGCGGTCGAACAGATCGCGAAAAACTGGGAAGAAGCTCCGCCGACACATCCGGTGATCGTGGCCGGTTCGACAGGCTCTCGCGGGGCGACGGCGCTGTTCATGGCGGCTGTGGCAAAGCTGCCCCAGGGCGCGGTGGTGTTGCCGGGGTTCGATTTCACCATGTCGGGGGACCACTGGGGTGATCTTTTGCATGCAACAGGTGCCGAGGATCATCCGCAGTATCGTTTTGCCCGTTTCCTGGATCAGGTAAATCTGCCGCCCGCACAGGTCGTGGCCTGGCAGGCTGACAGGCGCGACGCGCGCAATCGGGTCGTTTCGCTTGCGCTGCGGCCAGCGCCGTTCACCCATCACTGGCTGCGCGACGGGCCTAGTTTGGGCGATCTGACCGACGCAATGGCCGGGGTTGATCTGCTTGAAGCGCCCACGCCGCGCACCGAAGCGCTGTCCATTGCGCTGCGACTGCGTCAGGCGGTCGAAGACGGCGTCGTGGCCGCGTTGATATCGCCCGACAGGACCCTGACACGCCGGGTGGCCGCCGCCCTGGATCGCTGGGGCATCGAACCCGACGACAGCGCCGGGCGACCGCTGGACCTGTCACCGCCGGGGCGGTTCCTGCGGCAAATTATGGCTCTGACACAGCAGAAAACCACCGTCGAAGGTTTGATTGCGCTGCTCAAACATCCGCTTTGCGCATCGGGCGCGGATCGTGGCGACCATTTGCGCATGACCCGCGATCTGGAACTTTCGCTGCGCAATCGGGGCCCGGCCTTTCCGGACAAGGCCAGCCTGGACAGATGGGCAATAGACCGGCCCGAACGTCAGGCCTGGGCAGATCGGATTTCCGTCGCGCTGGACGAGGTCGCTGATGCAGAGGCGCCTCTGGCAGATCACCTTACCCATCTGATCCACTGTGCGGAAACCCTGGCGCGGGGCGCAGATGCGGTGGGTTCCGGCGATCTGTGGGGGGCCGAGGCTGGCAAGGCCGCACGGCAGGCCTTGACCGATTTGCTGGCAGAATCCGATGCCGCCGGGCCAATCTCGGGTCAGGACTTTGCCGATATTCTCGGCGCGGTTCTGGCCGCGATTGATGTGCGTGACCCGGTGCGGTCCCATTCCGGTGTGATGATCTGGGGCACGCTGGAGGCGCGCGTGCAGGGGGCCGATCTGGTGATCCTCGGCGGGCTCAACGAAGGCACCTGGCCGTCGACGCCCGCGCCCGACCCCTGGCTGAACCGTGCCATGCGCGCCGAAGCCGGTTTGCTGTTGCCCGAACGGCGCATTGGCCTGTCGGCGCATGATTTTCAGCAGGCCATCGCCGCGCCATCCGTCGTTCTGTCGCGCGCGAGGCGCACCACCGATGCAGAAGCGGTTCCGGCGCGCTGGGTCGCGCGATTGACAAGCCTTTTGGACGGGCTGGCCGAATCCGGCGGGTCAGAGGCGCTGGCGTCAATGCGCATGCGCGGCAATCATTGGTGCGACATGGCCGCAGCGCTGGACGCAGATCTTGAAACGCAACGCCTGGCGCATCGGCCTTCCCCGAAACCCCCCGTCGAACACCGCCCGAGGCAATTGTCAGCCACGCAAATTCAAACGTTGATCCGTGACCCATACGCGATCTATGCCCGGCACATTCTTGATCTGAAGCCGCTCAATCCGCTGCGTCCCAGCCCCGATGCACGGTTTCGGGGATCGGTTCTTCACAAGGTGTTCGAACGGTTCATCGACCAGGGCGTCCCGACTGATCCGGCAACAGCGCGCGACGCCTTGATGATCGCTGCGCGCACGGTCCTGGCGGACGAAGTTCCCTGGCCGGTGGCACGCAGCCTTTGGCTGGCACGGATCGCGCGGGCCGCCGGTTGGTTCATCGAAACAGAACTTGCGCGTCAGTCCGACATACTGGACTCGACGACCGAGGTTACGGGGCATCTGGATCTTGCAGATCCCGAATTTCATCTGGTGGCCAAGGCGGACCGCATTGACCGGCTGCGCGACGGAACGTTGGCCATCTATGACTATAAATCCAGCCCACCCAGCGCCCGGCAGATCAGTGCCTTTGACAAGCAGTTACTGCTGGAATGCCTGATTGTTCGTTGGGGCGCGTTCAAGGGTATCGCACCGGCAACGGTGTCGCTTGCCAGCTATATCGGCCTGGGTGCAACGCAAAAAACAGTCTCTGTTTCACCTGAAGAGGGTGAATTGGCGCAAGGGCTTGCGGACCTGAAGACCCTGATTGCGGCGTATTGTGACCCCGGCAAGGGCTACCTGGCGCTGCGCGCGATGGAAGATGTCAGCTATACCGGGGATTACAATCATCTGGCACGTTTCGGCGAATGGTCACTTGGCGAAGGGAGCGGTGAATGA
- a CDS encoding glycosyltransferase, producing the protein MNYSSSSEIPARFRHAVVFCTDQGYLPFALFATSQIIDSHPNREFDIVIATMDDLDIPESLGHLDIRICKITTGGAFTGLNLDDRRTESVYLRLALPGAFADDYDRLLYLDCDIFIQGGDFASLMAMDLQNHAIAAVRDAAQWRNPKRRPTQFRTFGWPSERYFNSGVMLIDTQAWLSQDITVQATEIGHREIARLSGHDQNLLNCTLRGDWLELSPIWNWQLTRKSMLFEVLVNANIAHFIGRIKPWKDPKSILPPRFADRMIPFLKQHFPDLPFDPPSASPLSNLPKTVSMFFRGLMNVRKMHRYMARFPGRSDIAR; encoded by the coding sequence ATGAATTACTCATCCAGCTCAGAAATTCCGGCCCGGTTTCGGCACGCAGTCGTGTTTTGTACCGACCAGGGGTATCTGCCTTTCGCATTATTTGCCACGTCTCAGATTATCGATTCACATCCGAACCGGGAATTCGACATTGTCATCGCCACTATGGATGACCTCGACATTCCAGAGAGCCTTGGTCATCTGGACATTCGGATTTGCAAGATCACAACAGGCGGTGCTTTCACCGGATTGAATTTGGACGATCGCCGAACCGAAAGCGTCTATCTCAGGCTCGCGCTGCCGGGCGCCTTTGCTGATGACTACGACAGGCTGCTTTATCTGGACTGTGATATCTTCATTCAAGGTGGCGATTTTGCATCGCTCATGGCCATGGACCTGCAGAACCACGCCATTGCCGCCGTTCGCGATGCCGCGCAATGGCGCAACCCCAAGCGTCGCCCGACGCAGTTTCGAACCTTCGGCTGGCCCAGCGAGCGCTATTTCAACAGTGGTGTCATGCTCATCGACACACAGGCATGGCTGTCACAAGATATAACGGTGCAGGCGACCGAAATTGGTCACCGAGAGATTGCTCGGCTGAGTGGCCATGATCAGAACTTGCTGAACTGCACTCTGCGCGGTGACTGGTTGGAGCTTTCGCCAATCTGGAATTGGCAACTGACGCGCAAGTCGATGTTGTTCGAAGTTCTGGTCAACGCCAATATCGCACATTTCATCGGCCGCATTAAGCCATGGAAAGATCCAAAATCGATTCTGCCGCCTCGGTTTGCCGATCGCATGATACCATTTCTAAAACAGCATTTTCCCGATCTGCCGTTCGATCCACCGAGTGCGTCGCCTTTGTCAAACCTGCCCAAAACAGTTTCGATGTTCTTCCGCGGGCTGATGAATGTCCGCAAGATGCATCGCTACATGGCGCGTTTTCCCGGCCGAAGCGATATCGCCCGGTGA
- a CDS encoding GNAT family N-acetyltransferase: MISVRRASTLDTPDMARLLNAIITRGGTTALTKPVIGSDLASWMSDQPNASAWHVAEADDDIVGFQWIGPHDNLPPEACDIATFVQIGRTGLGIGSALFVASASAAKSLGYVWINATIRADNDGGLIYYQSRGFRDWHHDHGVTLENGMVVDKISKRFDL, encoded by the coding sequence ATGATCAGTGTTCGCCGTGCCTCAACCCTTGATACGCCTGACATGGCGCGCCTGCTGAACGCGATCATCACGCGCGGCGGCACCACCGCGTTAACGAAACCGGTGATTGGATCCGATCTGGCCAGCTGGATGTCCGACCAGCCGAACGCCTCCGCCTGGCATGTGGCCGAGGCGGATGATGACATCGTCGGCTTTCAGTGGATCGGGCCACATGACAACCTGCCGCCCGAAGCTTGCGACATCGCCACATTTGTTCAGATCGGGCGCACCGGTCTGGGCATCGGCTCCGCGCTGTTCGTGGCATCCGCGAGCGCTGCCAAATCACTGGGCTATGTCTGGATCAACGCCACTATCCGCGCCGACAACGACGGCGGGCTGATCTATTATCAAAGCCGCGGGTTTCGTGACTGGCACCACGACCACGGGGTGACCCTGGAAAACGGGATGGTCGTGGATAAGATCAGCAAGCGTTTTGATCTGTGA
- a CDS encoding HD domain-containing protein: MLSGRRLDLLDPTPMDVEIGDIAHGLAFVARWNGQTHGDWPYSVAEHSLLVEALFRRIAPNLPAKWCLAALLHDAPEYVIGDMISPVKAAVGPGYGALDDRLMAAVHLRFGLPATIPKTIKQKIKRADRMSAWLEATQIAGFSEAEANKLFLRPNPDLMAGLDIVLRPPVEVRAAFTARHDLLLEKMA, from the coding sequence ATGCTTTCGGGTCGCCGTCTGGACCTGCTGGACCCGACCCCGATGGATGTCGAGATTGGCGACATCGCCCATGGGCTGGCCTTTGTGGCGCGCTGGAACGGGCAGACACATGGCGACTGGCCCTATTCCGTGGCCGAACATTCGCTGCTGGTCGAGGCTCTGTTCCGCCGCATTGCGCCGAACTTACCGGCCAAATGGTGCCTGGCAGCATTGCTGCACGATGCGCCAGAATATGTCATCGGCGATATGATCTCTCCGGTGAAGGCCGCTGTTGGGCCGGGCTATGGCGCATTGGATGATCGGTTGATGGCGGCAGTGCATCTGCGCTTTGGTCTGCCGGCGACAATCCCGAAAACCATCAAGCAAAAGATCAAGCGCGCCGACCGGATGTCGGCCTGGCTGGAGGCGACCCAGATCGCCGGTTTTTCCGAGGCTGAGGCGAACAAGTTGTTTTTGCGCCCCAATCCTGACCTCATGGCGGGGCTGGATATTGTGCTGCGCCCGCCGGTCGAGGTACGCGCCGCCTTCACCGCACGGCACGATCTGCTTCTGGAAAAGATGGCATGA
- a CDS encoding ActR/PrrA/RegA family redox response regulator transcription factor: protein MTDNTLKIGPDASLLLVDDDEAFLRRLGRAMEKRGFDVTMSETVAEGVKLARDAPPAYAVVDLRLNDGNGLDVVEALHAARPDCRVIVLTGYGAIATAVAAVKIGAVDYLSKPADANDVTAALLASEDSLPPPPENPMSADRVRWEHIQRVYEQCDRNVSETARRLNMHRRTLQRILAKRSPR, encoded by the coding sequence ATGACAGACAACACCCTCAAGATCGGTCCCGACGCCTCCTTGCTGTTGGTTGATGATGACGAAGCATTCCTGCGGCGGCTTGGCCGCGCCATGGAAAAACGCGGGTTCGACGTTACCATGTCGGAAACTGTGGCCGAAGGCGTGAAGCTGGCGCGCGATGCTCCGCCCGCCTATGCGGTGGTCGACCTGCGGCTGAATGACGGCAACGGTCTGGATGTGGTCGAGGCGCTGCACGCGGCGCGGCCGGATTGCCGCGTGATCGTCCTGACGGGTTATGGCGCGATTGCCACTGCGGTTGCGGCGGTCAAGATCGGGGCGGTGGACTATCTGTCCAAACCGGCAGATGCCAATGACGTCACCGCCGCCTTGCTTGCGTCCGAAGATTCGCTGCCACCGCCACCCGAAAACCCGATGAGCGCGGATCGCGTCCGTTGGGAGCATATTCAACGCGTGTACGAGCAATGCGACCGCAACGTCAGCGAAACCGCGCGGCGATTGAACATGCACCGGCGGACGTTGCAAAGGATACTGGCGAAACGGTCGCCGCGATAA
- a CDS encoding ActS/PrrB/RegB family redox-sensitive histidine kinase, which yields MPDQDTAILLPRVRGDWVRLRTLTVLRWIAVAGQLATIVVAGVIFKLELNLALILVVVGASVTANLVAILVYPRNTRLSERELQGMLLFDAAQLSALLALAGGLNNPFALLLLVPVTISATALRPRSTVLLGGATILMISLVAIWHAPLRTVDGDLLQMPRLFVWGFWVAIVIGVMFLAVYARRVTAEVHAMSDALAATQMALAREQKLTDLGGVVAAAAHELGTPLATIKLASSELADELGDKPELAADAALIREQADRCRDILRSMGRSGKDDLHLRIAPLSQVVQDAAEPHAQRGRSIVYDIGPGDGGSDAEPSIQRRPEVIHGLRNLTQNAVDFATRQVQIRLRWTQNHISITITDDGPGFPPQILGRIGDPFVRHPDTSRPGYDGMGLGLFIAKTLLERSGANLVFSNLSEANEQCGARVVVTWPMDVLAADRMPLGPNQRFEV from the coding sequence ATGCCTGATCAGGATACTGCGATACTGCTGCCTCGCGTGCGAGGCGACTGGGTCCGCCTTAGAACGCTGACGGTGCTGCGTTGGATCGCTGTGGCCGGTCAGTTGGCAACGATTGTCGTGGCCGGCGTCATCTTCAAGCTGGAGCTGAACCTGGCCCTGATCCTGGTGGTGGTGGGTGCCTCGGTCACGGCCAATCTGGTCGCGATTCTGGTCTATCCGCGCAACACCCGCCTGTCCGAGCGGGAATTGCAGGGCATGTTGTTGTTCGATGCGGCGCAACTGTCGGCGCTTCTGGCGCTGGCTGGGGGCCTCAACAATCCGTTTGCTTTGCTGCTGCTGGTGCCGGTGACGATTTCGGCCACAGCACTCAGGCCGCGATCGACCGTTCTGCTGGGCGGCGCGACAATTCTGATGATCTCGCTGGTGGCGATCTGGCACGCGCCACTGCGCACGGTGGATGGCGATCTGTTGCAGATGCCCCGTCTGTTTGTCTGGGGATTCTGGGTGGCCATCGTGATCGGCGTGATGTTCCTTGCCGTATACGCGCGCCGCGTCACGGCCGAGGTGCACGCCATGTCTGACGCCCTGGCCGCAACCCAGATGGCACTAGCGCGGGAACAAAAGCTCACCGACCTGGGCGGCGTTGTCGCTGCTGCGGCGCATGAACTTGGCACGCCGCTGGCAACCATCAAACTGGCCAGCAGCGAATTGGCGGATGAGCTTGGCGACAAACCCGAACTGGCCGCAGACGCAGCTTTGATCCGCGAACAGGCAGACCGCTGCCGTGATATCCTGCGCTCGATGGGGCGAAGCGGCAAGGATGATCTGCACCTCAGGATTGCCCCGCTCAGCCAGGTTGTACAGGACGCCGCCGAACCCCATGCGCAGCGCGGGCGCAGCATTGTCTATGATATCGGCCCCGGTGACGGCGGGTCCGACGCGGAACCGTCCATTCAGCGGCGGCCCGAAGTCATTCACGGCCTGCGCAACCTGACCCAGAATGCGGTCGATTTCGCCACCCGGCAGGTTCAGATCAGGCTTCGATGGACGCAGAACCATATCTCCATCACGATCACCGATGACGGGCCGGGATTTCCGCCGCAGATCCTTGGGCGCATCGGCGACCCGTTTGTGCGTCACCCGGATACCTCACGACCCGGCTATGACGGTATGGGCCTGGGTCTGTTCATTGCAAAAACCCTGTTGGAACGCAGCGGGGCAAACCTGGTCTTCAGCAATCTTTCGGAGGCCAACGAACAATGCGGCGCACGGGTTGTGGTGACCTGGCCGATGGATGTCCTTGCCGCCGACCGGATGCCGCTTGGCCCCAACCAGAGGTTCGAGGTCTAG